In one Diprion similis isolate iyDipSimi1 chromosome 6, iyDipSimi1.1, whole genome shotgun sequence genomic region, the following are encoded:
- the LOC124406446 gene encoding choline O-acetyltransferase isoform X1, whose product MAALRLPKNNCECEEAAFSKKTVPRITPYRVDLTKYEGWRDSVLGAPRRLLVSLGSFSRTASPCPAKEDLPKLPVPDLESTMQKYLAQVEVIAPKCWEKTQSIVKSFLAGPGPKLQQRLLDRREQTINWATDFWLKDMYLSVPLPLPINSNPGLVLQPKKFSNQREAACFLARFLNGLFDYQELADRDELPVERLRSTDGKPGQPLCMVQHYKLFSKYRRPGKELDEQLILDRTSSGNHVIVVNHNQFYSVPVRASDRGRLTEAELTQQILKIMEIPADPRTPPVGVLTAARRPVWAAAREELAKNDTNRHNLELLERCLCIICLDDDVLPTTFNDSIGKKREVGHWIGDRDETNLFHHALHGGGSRHLGANRWYDKTLQFFLGKDGAWGVNYEHSAAEAPAVFGIIENIESQIAAMPPSDENTIPSHLPAPEKLEWRLSEQSLNDIRDAMTSFDAMVEDLDLCVFHFTEYNKDFIKSCKVSPDVYIQLVLQLTYFRLHGSSVATYESAGLRRFALGRVDCIRSASVEALAWAKAMCQGDPGDQPPLSAMQQEEGAKRVQFTIYSDQKIRQLFELAVKRQTKEMNDNVSGQGIDNHLLGLRESAKEAGDPIPELFTDEAYRRINRFALSTSQITTLDDVMAGYGPVVPEGYGCAYNFRKNGVLFYISAFHSDGSTSTSRFAKALESSLRATAAMLQDSPK is encoded by the exons AGGGATGGAGAGATTCAGTGCTGGGGGCTCCGCGTCGACTTCTTGTGTCTCTTGGCAGCTTTTCAAGAACCGCATCACCATGCCCAGCG AAGGAAGATCTACCAAAGCTCCCGGTACCGGACCTCGAATCTACTATGCAAAAATACCTCGCCCAGGTCGAAGTGATCGCCCCGAAGTGTTGGGAGAAGACCCAATCTAtagtgaaaagttttttggcAGGGCCTGGTCCCAAGCTTCAGCAACGCCTGTTGGATCGTAGAGAGCAGACGATAAATTGG GCAACAGATTTCTGGCTCAAAGATATGTACCTCTCCGTTCCTCTGCCACTGCCCATCAACAGTAACCCTGGACTGGTTCTTCAGCCGAAGAAATTCTCAAACCAAAGAGAAGCTGCCTGCTTTTTAGCCAGATTTTTAAACGGACTATTCGACTATCAAGAACTAGCGGACAG GGACGAATTGCCGGTAGAGCGACTGAGATCAACCGATGGAAAACCCGGACAACCGTTGTGCATGGTGCAGCATTACAAACTCTTCAGCAAATATCGCCGTCCAGGAAAAGAATTGGATGAGCAGTTGATACTGGACAGAACATCATCCGGTAACCACGTCATCGTTGTAAATCACAATCAG TTTTACAGCGTTCCAGTAAGGGCTTCGGACAGAGGTCGTCTTACGGAGGCAGAATTGACccaacaaattttgaaaataatggaaataCCCGCTGACCCAAGAACGCCACCGGTTGGAGTATTGACAGCAGCAAGAAGGCCCGTTTGGGCAGCCGCAAGGGAGGAATTGGCCAAAA ACGATACAAACAGACATAATCTGGAGCTGCTGGAGCGCTGCTTGTGCATCATTTGTCTCGACGATGACGTGCTTCCCACCACGTTCAATGACTcaattggtaaaaaaagaGAGGTCGGACACTGGATCGGTGACAGAGATGAAACGAACCTATTCCATCACGCATTGCATGGCGGAGGCTCAAGACACCTGGGGGCCAATCGTTGGTACGACAAAACGCTACAATTCTTCTTGGGGAAG GATGGAGCGTGGGGAGTGAATTACGAACACTCGGCAGCTGAGGCACCGGCTGTATTTGGAATAATCGAAAACATCGAGAGCCAGATAGCCGCGATGCCGCCGTCAGATGAAAACACGATTCCCAGTCATCTTCCGGCTCCGGAGAAGCTAGAATGGCGGCTGTCCGAGCAAAGTTTGAACGACATTAGAGATGCGATGACTTCGTTCGACGC AATGGTCGAAGACCTTGACCTCTGCGTCTTTCACTTTACCGAGTACAACAAGGACTTCATAAAGTCTTGCAAAGTCAGTCCGGACGTCTATATCCAGCTAGTTTTGCAACTTACTTACTTCAG ACTGCATGGTTCTTCGGTGGCTACTTACGAGAGCGCTGGGCTTCGCCGATTTGCCTTGGGGAGGGTCGATTGCATCCGATCGGCCAGTGTCGAAGCACTAGCTTGGGCCAAAGCCATGTGTCAAGGTGATCCTGGCGACCAGCCGCCATTATCCGCCATGCAGCAAGAGGAAGGCGCCAAAAGAGTACAGTTCACCATTTACAGT gACCAAAAAATACGACAGCTGTTCGAACTCGCTGTGAAACGCCAGACCAAAGAAATGAACGATAATGTTTCCGGTCAGGGAATTGACAACCATCTTCTGGGGCTCCGAGAGTCAGCAAAAGAAGCCGGTGATCCGATTCCGGAGTTGTTTACAGACGAGGCTTACCGAAGAATCAACCGTTTTGCACTGTCCACGTCACAA ATAACCACGCTGGATGACGTAATGGCCGGATATGGACCGGTAGTTCCAGAGGGATACGGCTGCGCCTACAACTTCCGGAAAAATGGcgtattattttatatctcCGCTTTTCACAGCGACGGCAGTACAAGCACCTCTCGATTCGCCAAGGCTCTTGAATCTAGcctgcgagcaacagccgcCATGTTGCAGGATTCCCCCAAGTAA
- the LOC124406446 gene encoding choline O-acetyltransferase isoform X2, producing the protein MAALRLPKNNCECEEAAFSKKTVPRITPYRVDLTKYEGWRDSVLGAPRRLLVSLGSFSRTASPCPAKEDLPKLPVPDLESTMQKYLAQVEVIAPKCWEKTQSIVKSFLAGPGPKLQQRLLDRREQTINWATDFWLKDMYLSVPLPLPINSNPGLVLQPKKFSNQREAACFLARFLNGLFDYQELADRDELPVERLRSTDGKPGQPLCMVQHYKLFSKYRRPGKELDEQLILDRTSSGNHVIVVNHNQFYSVPVRASDRGRLTEAELTQQILKIMEIPADPRTPPVGVLTAARRPVWAAAREELAKNDTNRHNLELLERCLCIICLDDDVLPTTFNDSIGKKREVGHWIGDRDETNLFHHALHGGGSRHLGANRWYDKTLQFFLGKDGAWGVNYEHSAAEAPAVFGIIENIESQIAAMPPSDENTIPSHLPAPEKLEWRLSEQSLNDIRDAMTSFDAMVEDLDLCVFHFTEYNKDFIKSCKVSPDVYIQLVLQLTYFRLHGSSVATYESAGLRRFALGRVDCIRSASVEALAWAKAMCQGDPGDQPPLSAMQQEEGAKRDQKIRQLFELAVKRQTKEMNDNVSGQGIDNHLLGLRESAKEAGDPIPELFTDEAYRRINRFALSTSQITTLDDVMAGYGPVVPEGYGCAYNFRKNGVLFYISAFHSDGSTSTSRFAKALESSLRATAAMLQDSPK; encoded by the exons AGGGATGGAGAGATTCAGTGCTGGGGGCTCCGCGTCGACTTCTTGTGTCTCTTGGCAGCTTTTCAAGAACCGCATCACCATGCCCAGCG AAGGAAGATCTACCAAAGCTCCCGGTACCGGACCTCGAATCTACTATGCAAAAATACCTCGCCCAGGTCGAAGTGATCGCCCCGAAGTGTTGGGAGAAGACCCAATCTAtagtgaaaagttttttggcAGGGCCTGGTCCCAAGCTTCAGCAACGCCTGTTGGATCGTAGAGAGCAGACGATAAATTGG GCAACAGATTTCTGGCTCAAAGATATGTACCTCTCCGTTCCTCTGCCACTGCCCATCAACAGTAACCCTGGACTGGTTCTTCAGCCGAAGAAATTCTCAAACCAAAGAGAAGCTGCCTGCTTTTTAGCCAGATTTTTAAACGGACTATTCGACTATCAAGAACTAGCGGACAG GGACGAATTGCCGGTAGAGCGACTGAGATCAACCGATGGAAAACCCGGACAACCGTTGTGCATGGTGCAGCATTACAAACTCTTCAGCAAATATCGCCGTCCAGGAAAAGAATTGGATGAGCAGTTGATACTGGACAGAACATCATCCGGTAACCACGTCATCGTTGTAAATCACAATCAG TTTTACAGCGTTCCAGTAAGGGCTTCGGACAGAGGTCGTCTTACGGAGGCAGAATTGACccaacaaattttgaaaataatggaaataCCCGCTGACCCAAGAACGCCACCGGTTGGAGTATTGACAGCAGCAAGAAGGCCCGTTTGGGCAGCCGCAAGGGAGGAATTGGCCAAAA ACGATACAAACAGACATAATCTGGAGCTGCTGGAGCGCTGCTTGTGCATCATTTGTCTCGACGATGACGTGCTTCCCACCACGTTCAATGACTcaattggtaaaaaaagaGAGGTCGGACACTGGATCGGTGACAGAGATGAAACGAACCTATTCCATCACGCATTGCATGGCGGAGGCTCAAGACACCTGGGGGCCAATCGTTGGTACGACAAAACGCTACAATTCTTCTTGGGGAAG GATGGAGCGTGGGGAGTGAATTACGAACACTCGGCAGCTGAGGCACCGGCTGTATTTGGAATAATCGAAAACATCGAGAGCCAGATAGCCGCGATGCCGCCGTCAGATGAAAACACGATTCCCAGTCATCTTCCGGCTCCGGAGAAGCTAGAATGGCGGCTGTCCGAGCAAAGTTTGAACGACATTAGAGATGCGATGACTTCGTTCGACGC AATGGTCGAAGACCTTGACCTCTGCGTCTTTCACTTTACCGAGTACAACAAGGACTTCATAAAGTCTTGCAAAGTCAGTCCGGACGTCTATATCCAGCTAGTTTTGCAACTTACTTACTTCAG ACTGCATGGTTCTTCGGTGGCTACTTACGAGAGCGCTGGGCTTCGCCGATTTGCCTTGGGGAGGGTCGATTGCATCCGATCGGCCAGTGTCGAAGCACTAGCTTGGGCCAAAGCCATGTGTCAAGGTGATCCTGGCGACCAGCCGCCATTATCCGCCATGCAGCAAGAGGAAGGCGCCAAAAGA gACCAAAAAATACGACAGCTGTTCGAACTCGCTGTGAAACGCCAGACCAAAGAAATGAACGATAATGTTTCCGGTCAGGGAATTGACAACCATCTTCTGGGGCTCCGAGAGTCAGCAAAAGAAGCCGGTGATCCGATTCCGGAGTTGTTTACAGACGAGGCTTACCGAAGAATCAACCGTTTTGCACTGTCCACGTCACAA ATAACCACGCTGGATGACGTAATGGCCGGATATGGACCGGTAGTTCCAGAGGGATACGGCTGCGCCTACAACTTCCGGAAAAATGGcgtattattttatatctcCGCTTTTCACAGCGACGGCAGTACAAGCACCTCTCGATTCGCCAAGGCTCTTGAATCTAGcctgcgagcaacagccgcCATGTTGCAGGATTCCCCCAAGTAA